The following nucleotide sequence is from Peribacillus sp. ACCC06369.
ATGTATAAATCAACCCATCCTGATCACCCGCCAGTTCAATGGTCCAGGTTCCCTTTTCCGAACGAGCCATCTGAACCTCCATTCCATCTGAATCCTCCCAACGTTTATAAGTAACTAGCTTAGCTTCAGATGCAAGAGGTGCCCATAACCTGAATGCCGTTTTATCTTTAAGGTAGGAATTTCCTAAATCTTTTCCTTCATAGAAATACTGTGCATCCAATTCTGCCGGATTTACTGGATTAATACTTGGAATTGGCAGGGATTCAGCCTGGTTTTCCGTTTCTTTATCCTCCGGTTTGCGATTATTTGTATTTTCCTCTTCGAAATAAGAAAGTGAATCTTTAATAGGTCATTCCTCCATTGAAATTCCCATTTTATAACAGGATTTTTTTATATTTATAATCAAGGGTGAATCTTCCCCAATGCTATGATTCCACAGATATTCCCCTTCGAAACATCGGATTATGTTGAAAATTCAGAAATCTAATATTGGATTTGTTAGTTTAAATAACCAAATGCAACAACATAGTCATTCACGTTACTGACTGGACCTTTTTTTGTCCTTTTGAATGCCCATACCTAAAAAAGAAAAAAATGCCTCCATAACAGTTTTACGGTCTTGGAGGCATTTCTAGTACTCTTTATGGTGTTTTAATAATTTTCACAGAAGTATCTTCAACAATTGCAGTGAAGTTCTTAACGTCAGGTTGCTCAAAGATAAAGTCAGTGATGCCGTCTTCGAGTTGTTCTTGAAGTACCCGGCGGAGCGGTCTCGCCCCGAAAGCTGGATGATACCCGAGTTCAATCAGTTTTTGTTTTGCTTCAGAAGTTACACTTAAAGTTAACCCATTAGCAGCAAGTGTTTCGTCAAGCTCTTCAATCATGATATCAACGATTTGCAGAAGATCTTCTTTCTTCAATGCCGAAAATTCAATGATGCTATCGAATCTGTTCAAGAATTCCGGTTTGAAGAAATTGCCCAATGATTGAAGGATGGAAGCCTCTTCTACAGCAGTACTTGTACCGAATCCCATTACTTTTTGTTTTTCTCCGACTCCAGCGTTACTCGTCATGATGATCACGGTATCTTTAAAAGCTACGGTCCGGCCTTGACTGTCCGTTAACCGGCCATCTTCCATGATTTGCAGGAACATATGCATTACATCTGGATGAGCTTTTTCTATTTCATCCAATAAGATAATACTGTAAGGTTTGCGGCGAACTTTTTCAGTCAATTGCCCCGCTTCCTCATGGCCTACGTATCCAGGGGGAGAACCGATTAATTTAGAAACACTATGTTTCTCCATGAACTCACTCATGTCAAGACGAATCATCGCTTCCTTGTCCCCGAACAATTCCTCAGCAAGAGTTTTCGCCAATTCGGTTTTACCGACACCTGTTGGACCTACGAAAAGGAAAGAACCGGTTGGACGGTTTTTGGATTTTAATCCGGCACGGCTCCTTCGGACGGCTTTAGAAACCTTTTTGACAGCCTCTTCCTGCCCGATGACTTTTTTCATAAGTTCGTCTTGAAGATGAACCATTCTTTCCTGCTCATCTTCTTGCAGCTTGCCTACAGGTATACCAGTCTTTTGTTCGATGATTTTTTGAATGTCCTCAACGGAAACGGTTGGCTTAATTGCATTTTCTCCAGCCTGTAAAGATTTTTCCAGTCTTTCTTCTTCATCACGGAGGACGGCAGCCTTTTCGTAGGCTTCTTCTTTTAAGGCCATTTCTTTTTCTTTATAGATTTGCGCCAAGCGCTCTTTCATATTTTCTGCCTGGCCGTCTTCTATGGTCAAGTTCAATTTGGAACCCGCTTCATCCATCAAGTCTATTGCCTTGTCCGGCAAGAAACGATCTTGAATGTAACGGTTCGAGAGTTCAACAGCTGCTTTTAGCGCTTCTTCACTATATGAGACTCCATGATAGGATTCATAACTATCTTTTAAACCTTGTAAGATGACCAATGCCTCAGCTGTTGTCGGCTCATTAACCTGTACAGGCTGGAAGCGTCTTTCAAGAGCACCATCTTTTTCAATTTTCCTATATTCGGATAAAGTGGTGGCTCCGACAAGCTGAAGTTCACCGCGTGCAAGTGCTGGTTTCAAGATATTTCCTGCATCCATTGATCCTTCGGCTGAACCCGCCCCAACCAGTTGATGAATTTCATCGATGAATAAAATGACATTTTTTCTTTCCTGTAATTCACTGATCAATTGCTTCATTCGTTCTTCGAATTGACCTCTAATTCCAGTATTCGAAACAAGGGACGCGACATCAAGCATATATACCAGCTTATTACGTAATTTACCAGGCACTGAACCCTCAGCAATGGCTAAAGCCAGACCTTCAGCTATGGCTGTTTTACCGACTCCAGGTTCACCAATTAAAACTGGATTATTTTTATTGCGTCTATTAAGGACTTCGATGACACGTTTGATTTCTTCATCTCTTCCGATTACCGGATCAATAAGTCCTGCTTTAGCTACATCAGTCAGATTACGGCCATACTCTTCAAGCAAACCTTCACCCTCGTCTTGTTCGACGGAATCCGGTTTAGGAACTTCATTATAATTAAATGGATTGAATGAGTTTAGGGATCCGTTATACGGGAATTTCCCTGAATCCATTCCCCCCATTGCTGCACCCAGTTTATTTCGCTCTTCTTTATAACAAGTGGAGCACAGTTTCACATCATGCTCCTGACCATTCATATTTAGATGAACTTGAATATTAGCTTGGTTTACATGGCATTTTTCACAAAACATGTAGTACTCCTCCTTTAAAAATATTAAACTCAATTAAATCTTTGACCTTCTTTGACTTTCTGACTTTATTATACATTGACCTTCTTTGACTTTCAATAATTTTGTCTGTGAATTTTTTTGGAAACAAATTATAAATTCCCTCCAATTAGTTTGCTAATCATATTAAACTATCCATTTATAGTCAAATAAAAAGATTCTATGCATCTAGCATTTTCAATTATTATTGATTACCCATTTCAGCACGCACATAACCAATAAACCACCACTCACTTACTCTTTTTGCAAGAAAAAACTTACGTTAAACAATCATCTGTCTCATCAATTCTTATTTTTTAAAACAAAAAAAGAGACTTCATTAAGTCTCTTAGTATTTTATATTAAGTTGATTTTCTTCTATTATATACGTTTGGCACCAATATACTTTGGCTTCCAATAACTATTATTTGTTTTGGCGTATGACACTCCTTTAGATGATGAAGAGTGTATGAATTCATTGTTCCCTATGTAAATAGCCATGTGTGTAGGTTTTTTCGCTTTGTTTGGAGCAAAAAACATTAAGTCACCTTTTTGTAAAGTCTTAACTTTCTTTCCTTTTTTATATATATCGGCAGCCGTCCTAGGTAAATTCTTACCAGCCTTTTGATATGAATATTTCACTAAGCCGGAGCAATCAAAACCAGAAGTAGAAATGCCACCCGTTTTATATTTTGTACCTAATTCACTTTTTGCCACTTTAATCGCTTTAGTATGATATGAAGCAGCTTCAACTTGGTCCCCTGTAAAAGATACTGTTCCAAGCATAATAGCCAATGACAATCCGACGACAATTTTCTTAAACAAATTATTTACCCCCTGATGTGATTTGCTAAACCTAATATACTAGAAAAGGCATATCATCCGCATCACAGGATCTTTACAATTATGTTACATTTAGTAGATATAGGAAGAATGACCATATAAAAGATAAAAAAAAGTCGAAACAGACATCCAACATTCACCTTATTGTCAAAGCACTTTTACTTTTCCTCATAGAAAAAACAGTAGTAAGAAAACCACTGTCCAGTTTAACGACAAAAGGAGTTTCGGAATGCTCTCACCCCGAACCATGATTTAAATGAAATTTTATTATCCTTCATGTTTTTTTACTTGATTATACGTATGGAACCCTCTCTAGATTGAAGAAATTTGCGAAACTCCTGCCGAATAACTGGCTAGCCGAGACCCACAGGCGTTTGCGGCGAGGAGGCTCGGCAGACAGTCGGCGGAAAGGGAGCGGATTTCTGAAATCAACTGAAACTTTTTTTAAAAGAAAACATTGAAAGTAAACTGGTTCTTCACCAATTTGTCTATAGTCTGAACAGCGGTAAGAAAGCCACTGTCAAAATTCTTTTGAGAAAAATGGAAGAAATAACTTTACCCCACGTTTATTAAAAGGTAAAAACTTCATATCTGCAATTAAATGACTTATGTATCCTAAAACACAAGTAGTTAAAATCCCATCAATCCCCATGAATTCTTCGAATTGAAAGGCAATGATGCCAAAGAAGACGATTCCGGCAATCGAATGGGTGTAACTTCTATGCGGTGTAAAGGATGCTAGGATAATATAGACGCCCAACAGCCATAACCAGTTTTCCTGCCAAGATAATCCCCCGCCTAATACAACTAACCCAGTCAGGGTCAGCATATGCCTTTGTGTAATGAAAGATGAAATAATGATGATTCCGATTCCTGCCCCTACTCCAATCCACTTTTCAGTTTCAGAACCTTCCAAAACACAATAAAGGATCATTAAAATCCCAATCGTTTGTGCTAACGTTCGGATAAACTTATGTGAAAAGGTAATCCTATTACTTAACTTTCCATCAATATCCATATCGGGCATAAGGCCTGAAACGCCCCCAATCCCAACCAAGAATAAAGTGGTGGTTGGATCTGTTTGAAGTGTGTTAGCCGTCAAGAATCCAACCGATGCCCCTAATGCCATGTGTGCTGTACCGTTCACTGTCTCTCTCCTGTCCCTCTAAGAAGTAATCTCGCTCCCAAGAAACGAATGTTTGTTCGAATCCCTGCATTCTAACTATACAATATTTTTGAAGGAATTTCTTTAATTCTTTTAAAAAACCCGATCAATCATTATTACAGGACAAATAGAACCTAATGATTTAAGGTTCTTAGGACTCGATTGTTTATAGATTGCTATTATCTTTCTTTATAAAAATCTAAATTAAAATCTTTCTTCTAAAAGGTTATAAATGTATTTTTCAATGTAATTTTTATCAAAACCGCAAAAATATTTTTCTGTAAATGGAGGTTTTTCATGAAATTTTATCCATAATATGAATATACTAATCTATAAGGGGAGTGATTCAGATAGCTTTTTTAAACGCCTTCAATAATTTTAAAAAAGGGAAAAAGTCCAAGAAAATAAAGAACATGGATTTTCGGGAACAGGACGTAAAGAAATCGTCTGAGCTCATTGGTAATAATGTAATTGTCCAAAATATAATTAACAATCACCTTTCAAAAAAAAATAACCACTTATAGGGTGGTTTTTTTAATTATCATGGGTAATCGTTTCAATCTTTTTCTATCTTCTCGCTTACTTCATAAATATAGTTATACTGTAAATAGTAATCGTATATGACATTTTGCAGGATCTTGAGTAGTGATTTATCGAATGTATCGAATTCAGTTTGATAACTATTTAAGACAGTGACAAATTTCCCGTCTGTGTTTTCAAAATAATGGAGAAGAAAATTCTTGTAATATTCACTATCACTATTGCTTTTATTCGAAATGCACGGATCTCCGGTTTCGATCGACTTATCAATCATGGCTTTGATGGATTTAGGCAGCTTAGCTTTCTTGAACTGGTTCAAGGTATAGATATCATAGGTAAAGGATAGTCCTAATTGATTGGAGTAAAAGTCCATGGCACATTCCAATGTATAGATTAAGGGTGTTTTAAAGTCTTTGCTGTTGGCAATTTCCTCTGATATCTCCAATTGATATTCCTCGGATGTTAAATATGCTGCAAATTTCATTTTCGAACTGCTGACGCTGAATACCTCATAAACGGCTGCGTCTTGTTTTTCAATTTCAATTTCGATATTAAAAAACTTAAAGTGCTTTAAACGGTAAAAAGCAATCGGTGCCAATAGGAAAAGCAGTATCCATACAAGGTATAGAAATAACGTGTTAAAGATGATTTGATAAAATTCTGATGTTACTATCGGTTCGATGATTAACGTTATCAATGTATGTTCAAAGCCTTGAGAAATAGGAGGATTTTGTGTAATTGTTGAATCAACGGCTTCCTCTGGCTTATTCCAAGTTTGGATACCTAATTGAGCCATCGCAACAAGGGTATAAATAAAAATTAAAATAGTTCCTATCACATAAAATTTTGGCATGAACCCTATAATCCTGTCGAAAACAGAAATCCGCTTATCTTTCTGCTCCTCTATAGCCAATGTGGTTGCTCCTTTTAAGATTGATAAATGCAGGAAAAGTCCTACAGGGACTCAGAAGTTCCTGGAGGCTATCTATTTAATTTATATGTTTGAAATTATGTTAAAATACGTAAATATTGTTTATTGATTGACATATTCCAAAATACTTTCGACGTTTTCATTAACATAATAAATATTTCGTCATACAAAAAATGCCCATCCTCTTCAAAATTGAAAGGATGAGCTTAAAGTTTAAGTGATTTATTTAGGCTGGCCCTTTATCGCAAATTCCTCGACCTTCCTTAAAAACAACTCCATCGCTTTTGACGCTTCGAAATCTAACTTTCTCACGATTGAAAAAGGTCTTATAATGGGTTCATTTTTTAAATGAAAGGTTTTCAATTCATTGGATTTCAATTCTTTTTGTACAGTCAATCGGGATAACAAGGCAATGCCCAGCCCAGCCATCACCGCTTCTTTCACTCCTTGGATACTGGTGAAAATAAAACTTTTCTTTATGTTCAGTTCCAGGCTACTCAGAAGCTTATCCGAATATGCCCGGGTTCCTGATCCTTGCTCCCTTAGTACCCATGTTTGGTTTTGGAGCAAGCTACCCTCGATGATATCCATCTGTGAAAGTGGATGAACGGGGGGGACGACGACAATCATCTCATCGTTCATGAATGGGCTGACATCTATATCTTTATAATCCGTTTCCCCCTCAATCAAACCTATATCAAGCTTATTCGACCGTATTCCTTGAATGACTTCATTAGAATTCGAGATGATGATTTGTATGTCCACCAGCGGATATTGAGCAGCATATTCCGCTAAAACTTTTGGAAGGTAGTATTCCCCTATCGTGAAACTTGCACCTATTTTCATCGTTCCGCTAACCACGTTATTAAAGTCATTTATTTCCCTTATTGCTGTCTCATAATGATTAAGCATTTGCTTTGCATGTCTA
It contains:
- a CDS encoding ATP-dependent Clp protease ATP-binding subunit: MFCEKCHVNQANIQVHLNMNGQEHDVKLCSTCYKEERNKLGAAMGGMDSGKFPYNGSLNSFNPFNYNEVPKPDSVEQDEGEGLLEEYGRNLTDVAKAGLIDPVIGRDEEIKRVIEVLNRRNKNNPVLIGEPGVGKTAIAEGLALAIAEGSVPGKLRNKLVYMLDVASLVSNTGIRGQFEERMKQLISELQERKNVILFIDEIHQLVGAGSAEGSMDAGNILKPALARGELQLVGATTLSEYRKIEKDGALERRFQPVQVNEPTTAEALVILQGLKDSYESYHGVSYSEEALKAAVELSNRYIQDRFLPDKAIDLMDEAGSKLNLTIEDGQAENMKERLAQIYKEKEMALKEEAYEKAAVLRDEEERLEKSLQAGENAIKPTVSVEDIQKIIEQKTGIPVGKLQEDEQERMVHLQDELMKKVIGQEEAVKKVSKAVRRSRAGLKSKNRPTGSFLFVGPTGVGKTELAKTLAEELFGDKEAMIRLDMSEFMEKHSVSKLIGSPPGYVGHEEAGQLTEKVRRKPYSIILLDEIEKAHPDVMHMFLQIMEDGRLTDSQGRTVAFKDTVIIMTSNAGVGEKQKVMGFGTSTAVEEASILQSLGNFFKPEFLNRFDSIIEFSALKKEDLLQIVDIMIEELDETLAANGLTLSVTSEAKQKLIELGYHPAFGARPLRRVLQEQLEDGITDFIFEQPDVKNFTAIVEDTSVKIIKTP
- a CDS encoding C40 family peptidase, with product MFKKIVVGLSLAIMLGTVSFTGDQVEAASYHTKAIKVAKSELGTKYKTGGISTSGFDCSGLVKYSYQKAGKNLPRTAADIYKKGKKVKTLQKGDLMFFAPNKAKKPTHMAIYIGNNEFIHSSSSKGVSYAKTNNSYWKPKYIGAKRI
- a CDS encoding metal-dependent hydrolase, coding for MNGTAHMALGASVGFLTANTLQTDPTTTLFLVGIGGVSGLMPDMDIDGKLSNRITFSHKFIRTLAQTIGILMILYCVLEGSETEKWIGVGAGIGIIIISSFITQRHMLTLTGLVVLGGGLSWQENWLWLLGVYIILASFTPHRSYTHSIAGIVFFGIIAFQFEEFMGIDGILTTCVLGYISHLIADMKFLPFNKRGVKLFLPFFSKEF
- a CDS encoding selenium metabolism-associated LysR family transcriptional regulator, with translation MDPLKVFVTVIEQKNFSRAGDILNLSQPGVSLHIRNLENELGTKLIYRSPKQVQITEPGKILYRHAKQMLNHYETAIREINDFNNVVSGTMKIGASFTIGEYYLPKVLAEYAAQYPLVDIQIIISNSNEVIQGIRSNKLDIGLIEGETDYKDIDVSPFMNDEMIVVVPPVHPLSQMDIIEGSLLQNQTWVLREQGSGTRAYSDKLLSSLELNIKKSFIFTSIQGVKEAVMAGLGIALLSRLTVQKELKSNELKTFHLKNEPIIRPFSIVRKLDFEASKAMELFLRKVEEFAIKGQPK